In Populus alba chromosome 4, ASM523922v2, whole genome shotgun sequence, the genomic window GTAGACAAATTGAATGACTTCATAAAGGAAACCTTCACAAGGGGATAACCTTCAATATCAAGTTCTCTTTTATTGATCTGCAAAGCACTCCTTAATTTAGCATCCATTTCCTTGAGCATTTGACAAGCTAATAGTCGTGCTAGCTACTTGATATCTACCAAGCATTCATGACCATATCTtccctgaatttattttgtGGAAATcgtatcataaataaataagagaatatTTCTataacaaaatgattaaaattgttCTGGGAGGTCAAGCAAAAATCGATTTCATATGTACTCTCTTTGATTAGGAAGTAGAAATTCTATTTTGTAATCAATATAGTGCTTTCAATTACATAAGCACTTACGTAATACATACTAAGAAAGTTTTGTTGCCATACAAAATGGAATATGACACGAATTCAAATTCTAggcttgatatatatatataagcatccGTAATTTTTCCTCGCGTGTCTTAAATTCACAGATAATCAAGCTCTAAATTATATTACAAAACCATGGCCATGTCGAAGAGGCTGGTTCATTAATTTACCCCTGTATCACGGGCTTGCTAGAACTTGCTGTAGTGAGTGTTGTGTTGAAGAAATTTAGGCAAATAATTCACGTCTGAGAATAAGAGACATGCAAATGGTGCTAGCCGTTGGCTAGCTATGAAAGGAAAGCCTAGATGTTTTGGTCTAGCTTTTATTAATTAGGAGGTGCGATTGAATATATACAATATCCATATGTAAATAATCAACCGGTAAAACCAATATAATAAGAATATTTGTTGCAGAGCCCTCctgtaaaattaatatatgtgtATATTTGAGCTGGAGATGTGATTTATTTACCCTTTTCCAAAAGAACGGAGATCGAAGCAGAATATATACAATTTCTGTATTATATAAGGCTACGTACGTGAAGATACCATACTTGTAAGCTTTGGTGATTTGATTATCCATCAAGCATTCTATAAAATAGACCTGAGATAGCATGCATGTCAGAGCATCAACTGACCAGCTTATGGATGTGATACTCCTCAACCACTCCAGTGCTTAGAACATGTTAGGCCGGCAAAGCCAAAGTAAGCACATAAACAATATGCTTCGGGCACAAGAATTTGACGTTAAATTGTAAATCATGGGGCGGCAATCAACTAACACCTTACCCATGGTTTGTGGCAAAATAATGAAGTCTATCCCCCTTTCATTTCCATTGATTTATTAGAGGAACtttatactttgttttttgttaagagATCTTGACTTCAAATTGTTATATTGTAAGAAAACAAATGTTAGCTTCAAGCAAACAATTAAACAATATCAGAGAGGAAAAGTAACGTGGACACGTTAAAAGGAGAGGAGGCATGACTTTCCATATATGCTTgcagagagaaagaaaggggaAGACGAGAACATCTAATTAAGGTAATATGTACAGCAATCTAAGGCCATTTGCAATGAGCAATAGCCACCAAAAAGAGCACATGACCCTTTAAAATCATCGATCTGCCAGTGACTTGGAAGGGGTTGACCTAGCTACAAGCGCGTGGGCTGCTGGTGTGTTTTCAGGCTTCCCTTTCTTGAATCAAAACCGGCAAGCCACCTCGAACGGTGGCTGTAAAACCCGGGATGAACCTTGGTACTTGATTCGGATCCTCAACCACAGTATTAAACCCTCGAATTATTGCAAGAGCAACAGTTTTCATCTCCACAAGGGCAAGTTCCTTGCCTATACAAATTCTATGCCCAGCATGGAAAACAGTATACTCAAAAGGGTTTGCGGGCACAAAAACCCCTTTCTTTAACCATCTTTCAGGTTTGAAAGCGAGACAATCTGGTCCCCAAATCTGATCCATTCGACCCATTGCATATTGATGGTATGTTGCCCTGGTCCCTTTAGGCACAAATGTACCATCAGGAAGTATATCATCCTCTTGAGCAAACTTAGAATCAAATTGTACTGGCGGGTACAATCTCAAACTTTCATAAATTGCAGCATTTAGGTAATGCATTTGAAGCATTTCTTGAAAGTTGGGAAGTTCTTGATTCGACCCCGTGACTTTTTCTATCTCCTCTCGAATTGCTGACACTACTTCTGGATGTTGTGATAATATCCAGAAGAAACTGGTTAGGCCTGAAGCAACTGTGTCTCGCCCGGCCAAGAGAAAGCTTATAACAATGTCTCGAAGGTACCTGTCATCACTGATGGATGTCATGAATCTTGATAGCAAATCACTGATATTAGAGAAACCTTCTTTTCGCTTTTGATTTATCATTCTCTCAGCTAACTCATCCACCTTCTTGATTGCTTCTTTGAGTTCCCTCTCGGAGCCTATGTTCAGTAGCCTCTTGATCTTCCAGACCATTGGCGATGCCGCTATGGCTCGCTCAGCAGATAACTTTGATGCGGCATCAAAAGCTGAAGCAAATTCACAAACAGGCAAGGATAACTCGAGGCATCCGGGGTCCAACCCAAATGAGAATTTGCAAATGTTATCGAAAGAAAATCTTCTAAACACATCTTGCAAATCCAAAACTTCTTGTTTAGCAGCAGCTGATGACAAGAGGGGAATCAGCCTCTTACGAATCTCAGTGATTATGAGATCAAAAGCATACATTCTTATCGAAACACTCCCTAATTCAAAGCTTGCCATTTTCCTCTGAAACTTCCAAGAATCACCATCAACATTAAAAATACCTCTACCCAAAAGATCGCCCAAGAGATCAGAGAAAGGTTTCCCTTTCGGGTAGTTATCAAACTTTGTCTTGatcatgtgctcaacattcTCAGGATTAGCAGTGATGATGTTGCCGAGAACATGCAAATGAATAGTACCAGTTTTTGAATTGCGAAGAAGGTGAGTATACCAATCACAAAGATTAGTAAAGTCTTTGGTCCAGCTTGCAGAAAGATAGGCCTTGCAAACATCACAGTTACACCATGGTTTCAACCTCCAAACATAGATCAAGGAAGAAAACATAGAGAACAATATGGTAAAaccgaagaaaagaaaactaaaagcaGCTACAAAATCCATAGAAGAAAAACGAAGAGAGAGTGTTCTGAGACAGAGAGAGGGTGGGGGGGAGGCAAAAGAACATACATAGAAAGTAAGAGAAGATAAGAACTATGCTGAAGGGTTGATGAAATGAAGAGGTggtaatgatatatatatatatatatatatatatatatggtgggGTAGCTATTTGCTAATTAATCCTATATCCAATTGTGGCCTAGCTGTAGACGATTGAAAAAGGAACGAAATGCGGAAGTTGTACTCCTACTAGCAGTCTAGCATAATATCAATTCACATGAACAAAGCGTGCGCTAAATAGCATTGCGTGCTCGTCATATCCTCTCGTGGAGAAGACATTCAACCACGTGaactttctaatttttattccCCATCTCTGGCGACAACTATTTGTGTTGTGCCTTTagctttttttagtatattttaagaGGATGcggtttttagtattttttttaaaagagccTATCCGGAACTcaatgcttttcaaataatgcttaaattttaatttactaaaaaaaaaattttattttttaatatattaatatcaaaaataattttttaaaaaataaaaagtatattatttcgacttattttctagaaaaaaaaatgctttaaaaaacaaccactactaCATTCAGAAGCACTACCTAAAGATGTATTATAAATTTCAACTCTCAATTAACTaagtgttgaaaaataaaattaaaaaaaatatctattaaaaaaatcacaaaaaacaaCCCGAGTTAATTAGGGTTAACCTACCAAACTTATGATCTGAGTTATAGAAAGGggtaacctcatagaaagcaaaccaaaataaattacaaagctTAATTCTTAAGCAGcgcaatattaaatgataaaattaaaaaaaaaaacataaataatcttATTGGATTTTTAGTGATTGGGTTGACCGATTAAAatgggttcaaacctcatcaAGTTAACttctatgatttattttaaaattaacaaaacaatgtgttttaattaaaataatttatttaagttgACCAATGacctaataattaaaacattttttttagtctGCTTTTGAATCAAGTTTGACATAGCAACATTATTAGCTATTATAACTGTCAGCCCTTACTAGCTATTACTTATAATCCATCACCAATAATGAATACAATTTGATAAATCATCACTAAAACATCAAGGAAATGTCTTACATCTTAATTtaactatggttttttttaaaaataaattttaattttttttatatatatgttgatcgTTTTGAtgaactaatattaaaaattaattttaaaaattaaaataatattattttaacatatttttttttaaaaaaattctttttcacCCAATCACATAGCCATGCTGGAGTTTTTAGACGATTAAACTGCCGCTAACACcgcttaaaattaataaatttgatcatTTATTGAATGAGGAGCCATTCCATTTCCAACTGAGCAACGTTCTTGCCAATTTGACCGACCATTGAGAGCCAAAGTCGTCCTGTGAGCCTATCATTGCTTCAATCAAGCACACATTTCTCTCGCAGCTTTCACACAGAACAAGTTTTAATAATGCCATTGCCCGGTGCATTGAACACAAATGTTAGAGCCTTAAAAAAGATCACAGCTATGCTCAAAACATTGAAAATCTTGCTTCTTGCCATTGCCAGGCATGCATGCGGTGGCCCAGATATCAACTCAGATTGTAATTTATCGCAATCTTTAATtagtttcttttctatttttttttgtgtcttaTTTGACTCCAGCTTGTTCTTACTACCTCTATGAATGTGTCCCAACGAGCATTCCTTTTGCagggatatttttttatttttttttaattctttttcatgGCCAGCAAGGGTCGGCATGCCTGGGACATGTTCAAGAGTCGTGGACCGTGGATGGAAAAGC contains:
- the LOC118060360 gene encoding cytochrome P450 94C1, whose product is MDFVAAFSFLFFGFTILFSMFSSLIYVWRLKPWCNCDVCKAYLSASWTKDFTNLCDWYTHLLRNSKTGTIHLHVLGNIITANPENVEHMIKTKFDNYPKGKPFSDLLGDLLGRGIFNVDGDSWKFQRKMASFELGSVSIRMYAFDLIITEIRKRLIPLLSSAAAKQEVLDLQDVFRRFSFDNICKFSFGLDPGCLELSLPVCEFASAFDAASKLSAERAIAASPMVWKIKRLLNIGSERELKEAIKKVDELAERMINQKRKEGFSNISDLLSRFMTSISDDRYLRDIVISFLLAGRDTVASGLTSFFWILSQHPEVVSAIREEIEKVTGSNQELPNFQEMLQMHYLNAAIYESLRLYPPVQFDSKFAQEDDILPDGTFVPKGTRATYHQYAMGRMDQIWGPDCLAFKPERWLKKGVFVPANPFEYTVFHAGHRICIGKELALVEMKTVALAIIRGFNTVVEDPNQVPRFIPGFTATVRGGLPVLIQEREA